A genomic segment from Candidatus Korarchaeum cryptofilum OPF8 encodes:
- a CDS encoding DUF4013 domain-containing protein, giving the protein MDLSDNLNRSASFVGKLFSDAGNLLILIVLGIIPIVNLIVTGYFARIVRENPEEPPKLSDYGKLFIDGLLVVIAAIIYMIVPIIILGVGIAFSIGGYAFYSPMSLLSSLLSSGLVIVGVILAFIFAIFGVIAIGNMIRTGNFSKIFAFSENWQLIQRIGLGNYILWLVVMFVIGLIAATIGSAIHWVVGSILGALLEVFYGKSLALMMNEAMGTS; this is encoded by the coding sequence ATGGATCTGTCGGATAACCTCAATAGATCAGCCTCCTTCGTCGGCAAACTTTTTAGCGATGCAGGGAATCTGCTAATCCTCATCGTTTTAGGAATAATACCGATCGTCAACTTAATCGTCACGGGCTATTTCGCGAGGATAGTCAGGGAAAACCCTGAGGAGCCACCGAAGCTCTCCGACTACGGGAAGTTATTCATCGATGGGCTCCTTGTAGTAATCGCTGCGATAATCTACATGATAGTCCCAATAATAATCTTGGGAGTCGGTATAGCATTTTCCATAGGTGGATACGCATTCTACTCACCTATGTCGTTGCTCTCCTCACTACTATCGAGCGGCCTCGTAATAGTCGGAGTGATCCTAGCTTTTATCTTCGCGATATTCGGAGTCATAGCAATAGGAAATATGATAAGGACTGGGAACTTCTCTAAGATATTCGCATTCAGCGAGAACTGGCAGCTGATCCAGAGGATCGGTCTCGGGAACTATATCCTCTGGTTAGTGGTGATGTTCGTAATCGGGCTCATAGCTGCGACTATAGGCTCAGCGATACACTGGGTAGTAGGATCAATATTGGGGGCCTTACTAGAGGTATTCTACGGGAAATCCCTAGCCTTGATGATGAATGAGGCTATGGGCACATCCTAA
- a CDS encoding M24 family metallopeptidase yields the protein MAAHFNRRIEKLTSLMVDSGISGAIISPGTNLFYLTGLSPSATLERLFALLISPDGGVTLIAPKLYENELRGCWIENIVIWSDSENPYAILSDLIRKSFGRSGKIAIDDNMQAAHILRAYESLRAYDLTPLGPLISKLRIVKDDEEIKLMREAAKIADKVIESVISEKLVGRKEKEIARFIENEIVDLGADKFSFDAIVASGPNGANPHHTPTERRISEGDLLILDFGAKYKGYCSDITRTFSIGKPSERGLEVYNIVKEAQEEAFQAVREGVIAKEIDAVARKIIASKGYGERFTHRTGHGLGLDIHEEPYIAQNSDVELRNGMTFTIEPGIYLEGEFGIRIEDDVAVINGRGERLTKTSRELIIL from the coding sequence ATGGCCGCTCATTTCAATAGGAGGATTGAGAAGCTAACGTCTCTAATGGTGGATTCAGGTATTTCAGGCGCCATAATTTCGCCGGGAACGAACCTCTTTTATCTGACAGGTCTCTCACCTTCAGCTACCTTGGAGAGGCTCTTCGCCCTCCTAATTTCCCCAGATGGGGGAGTAACTCTCATCGCACCGAAGTTGTATGAGAATGAGCTTAGGGGGTGCTGGATAGAAAATATAGTCATATGGAGCGATTCTGAGAACCCATATGCCATCCTAAGTGACTTGATAAGGAAGAGCTTTGGGAGAAGTGGGAAGATAGCTATAGATGATAATATGCAGGCTGCTCATATACTGAGGGCTTATGAGAGCCTGAGGGCATACGATCTAACTCCCCTGGGCCCTCTCATCTCAAAGCTCAGGATCGTGAAGGATGATGAGGAGATAAAACTGATGAGGGAAGCTGCTAAGATAGCTGATAAGGTAATAGAGAGTGTTATAAGCGAGAAATTGGTCGGTAGAAAGGAGAAGGAGATAGCTAGATTCATAGAGAATGAGATAGTTGATCTGGGTGCCGATAAATTCTCTTTCGATGCTATAGTAGCTTCAGGCCCGAATGGAGCTAACCCCCATCACACACCGACGGAGAGGAGGATATCTGAGGGAGATCTCCTCATACTGGACTTCGGAGCTAAGTATAAGGGCTATTGCTCCGATATAACGAGGACCTTCTCCATAGGCAAGCCCTCAGAGAGGGGTCTAGAGGTCTACAACATAGTTAAGGAGGCTCAGGAGGAAGCTTTTCAAGCTGTTAGGGAGGGAGTTATAGCTAAGGAGATAGATGCTGTTGCTAGAAAAATAATAGCGAGCAAGGGGTATGGGGAGAGATTCACACATAGGACTGGGCATGGCCTGGGCTTAGATATACATGAGGAGCCATATATAGCCCAGAATAGCGATGTGGAGCTGAGGAATGGTATGACCTTCACGATAGAACCTGGAATTTACCTTGAAGGGGAATTCGGCATCAGGATAGAGGATGATGTGGCTGTAATAAATGGGAGGGGAGAGAGGCTCACTAAGACGAGTAGGGAGCTCATAATACTCTAA
- a CDS encoding cupin domain-containing protein, giving the protein MSLKRINISEDFWRGVKEHVLELLAGDILQAGVALIKPGERYPPQGYSSHSESDELSFMFSGKLKFCTDKEEIVLGPGDLLLNPKGTPHYIENIGDEEVRVLWVLAPKIKL; this is encoded by the coding sequence ATGAGCCTCAAGAGGATCAACATATCCGAGGACTTCTGGAGGGGAGTCAAGGAGCACGTTTTGGAGCTTCTAGCTGGCGATATATTGCAAGCGGGCGTAGCATTGATAAAACCCGGGGAGAGATATCCGCCTCAGGGCTACAGCTCTCACTCAGAGAGCGATGAGCTATCTTTCATGTTCTCAGGGAAGCTCAAGTTCTGCACGGATAAGGAGGAGATAGTGCTCGGACCGGGAGATCTCCTTCTCAATCCAAAGGGTACGCCGCATTATATAGAGAACATAGGGGATGAGGAAGTCAGGGTCCTCTGGGTCCTGGCTCCGAAGATAAAACTTTAA